One Actinoplanes missouriensis 431 DNA segment encodes these proteins:
- a CDS encoding DUF7144 family membrane protein — translation MSSSYATERPAGAGAAPDTTGWIGLVVFAGIMMLILGGFQMAEGFTALYREEVYLVSADGLLFQPDYTTWGWGHLIFGLITTATGAGVLAGQTWARVTGIVIAGIGALIHFSFLAAAPVWCSILICMDVLVIYALAAHGRDVRSKP, via the coding sequence ATGTCGAGCAGTTACGCGACCGAACGCCCGGCCGGCGCCGGAGCGGCGCCGGACACCACCGGCTGGATCGGCCTGGTGGTGTTCGCCGGGATCATGATGCTCATCCTGGGCGGCTTCCAGATGGCCGAGGGCTTCACCGCCCTGTACCGCGAAGAGGTGTACCTGGTCTCCGCGGACGGCCTCCTCTTCCAGCCGGACTACACCACCTGGGGCTGGGGTCATCTGATCTTCGGTCTGATCACGACGGCGACCGGCGCGGGTGTCCTGGCCGGACAGACCTGGGCCCGGGTCACCGGCATCGTCATCGCCGGCATCGGCGCCCTGATCCACTTCTCCTTCCTGGCCGCCGCGCCGGTCTGGTGCTCCATCCTGATCTGCATGGACGTCCTGGTCATCTACGCCCTCGCCGCGCACGGGCGGGACGTGCGGAGCAAGCCCTGA
- a CDS encoding LuxR C-terminal-related transcriptional regulator: MPDNHTDAPSIKINKARPVRPRAPQGVLWRPRLTEVLDAGVRRPVTVICAGPGWGKTALAASWANTRSISGPVAWLTLESRHNEPSAFWSDLVLALTTAGASGLPEAGPLAGDDPGYPNRLLTGLAGLPAVTVLILDGLHEVTDPRVLNGLAGMLQRLPERLRIVLLSRAEPGVPLHRLRASGDLTEIGAEALAFRVEEAEQLMALRGRRPSPAEAADRVRHAEGWGAGLGLGLEDPAGSSGAAIEDYLVREVLAAQPPQFREFLLRTSVPDRICGELAEALTGQRYGHRTLERLAQANLFVERIGMGRWFRYHRMFRSALRHQLATVEPERVHELHLLAAQWHAATGNGLTAINHAAAGGDWAFVARLVVDRGLQLYASADGEEFLAVLGRIPVQRLVESAELVFCAALRAFAEGDVAAVPQRIARARMLLAGRGARYRAVIDLALIVLESGVVTRRQGDMPGLVALSAQALDDLTALRWDEVPARLQYRAMMLGHKGAGLLWTGRLDHAERFLWAAASAARAAGSPLVEIDALAHLSLLVHLQGALNTADEHATAAIDLARRIDARTRPAVALAHLTRALIEADRGRETAAEESLRRGLHAVGDSPEAASAVMIAVVRARLLLDRREPLPACAVLHRARVDAGPHFDAPLLDRLLALSESEADLALGRPAEVINRYAHRPPVPALLPAEQVCLARAHHDTGDEAAAEPLLSRVRAGSDRVAAVSAWILTALAADAQGHGGRAGEALSHALADAEPELLRQPFRRIGSPRMLVLAERQQWLSEARGSTRDSVLGEITGELPVTGATPAAGPLSERELEVLQYLPTVLTAGEIAENLGISVNTVKAHMRAIYRKLGAGRRREAVVLARQSGLL; this comes from the coding sequence ATGCCCGACAACCATACGGATGCCCCTTCTATCAAGATCAATAAGGCGCGGCCCGTCCGCCCGAGAGCCCCGCAGGGCGTGCTGTGGCGGCCGCGTCTCACCGAGGTGCTGGACGCGGGGGTCCGCCGGCCGGTCACGGTGATCTGCGCCGGGCCGGGCTGGGGCAAGACCGCCCTGGCCGCCTCGTGGGCGAACACCCGATCGATCTCCGGACCGGTCGCCTGGCTCACGCTGGAGAGCCGGCACAACGAGCCGTCGGCGTTCTGGTCCGACCTGGTCCTGGCGCTGACCACCGCCGGGGCGAGCGGACTGCCCGAGGCGGGTCCGCTCGCCGGCGACGACCCCGGTTACCCGAACCGGCTGCTCACCGGCCTGGCCGGTCTTCCCGCGGTGACCGTCCTGATCCTGGACGGCCTGCACGAGGTGACCGATCCGCGGGTGCTGAACGGCCTCGCCGGGATGCTGCAGCGACTCCCCGAGCGGCTGCGGATCGTGCTGCTCAGCCGGGCCGAGCCGGGCGTGCCGCTGCACCGGCTGCGGGCCTCCGGCGACCTGACCGAGATCGGCGCCGAGGCGCTCGCCTTCCGGGTGGAGGAGGCGGAGCAGCTGATGGCGCTGCGGGGCCGCAGACCGTCCCCGGCGGAGGCGGCCGACCGGGTCCGGCACGCCGAGGGATGGGGTGCCGGGCTGGGGCTCGGCCTGGAGGACCCGGCCGGCTCGTCCGGCGCCGCTATCGAGGATTACCTGGTCCGTGAGGTGCTGGCCGCCCAGCCACCGCAGTTCCGCGAGTTCCTGCTGCGCACCAGCGTGCCGGACCGGATCTGCGGCGAGCTGGCCGAGGCGCTCACCGGGCAGCGGTACGGCCACCGCACCTTGGAACGGCTGGCCCAGGCGAACCTGTTCGTGGAGCGGATCGGGATGGGCCGGTGGTTCCGCTACCACCGGATGTTCCGGTCCGCGCTGCGCCATCAGCTCGCCACGGTCGAGCCGGAACGGGTGCACGAGCTGCACCTGCTGGCCGCACAGTGGCACGCCGCCACCGGCAACGGCCTGACCGCGATCAATCACGCGGCCGCCGGCGGCGACTGGGCCTTCGTGGCCCGGCTCGTGGTCGACCGCGGGCTGCAGCTCTACGCCTCGGCCGACGGGGAGGAGTTCCTGGCGGTGCTCGGGCGGATCCCGGTGCAGCGGCTCGTCGAGAGCGCCGAACTGGTGTTCTGCGCGGCGCTACGCGCGTTCGCGGAGGGTGACGTCGCCGCGGTGCCGCAGCGTATCGCCCGGGCCCGGATGCTGCTGGCCGGTCGTGGCGCCCGGTACCGCGCCGTGATCGACCTGGCCCTGATCGTCCTGGAGAGCGGCGTGGTGACTCGCCGGCAGGGGGACATGCCGGGACTCGTGGCGCTCTCCGCCCAGGCACTCGACGACCTGACCGCGCTGCGCTGGGACGAGGTGCCGGCGCGGCTGCAGTACCGGGCCATGATGCTCGGTCACAAGGGCGCCGGCCTGCTCTGGACCGGCCGTCTCGACCACGCCGAGCGGTTCCTCTGGGCCGCCGCCTCCGCCGCCCGTGCCGCCGGCAGCCCGCTCGTGGAGATCGACGCGCTGGCCCACCTGTCGCTGCTGGTCCACCTGCAGGGCGCGCTGAACACCGCTGACGAGCACGCGACGGCCGCGATCGACCTGGCCCGCCGGATCGACGCGCGGACCCGGCCGGCGGTCGCGCTCGCGCACCTGACCCGTGCCCTGATCGAGGCGGACCGGGGCCGGGAGACCGCCGCGGAGGAGTCGCTGCGCCGCGGGCTGCACGCGGTCGGCGACAGCCCGGAGGCGGCGTCCGCCGTGATGATCGCCGTGGTCCGGGCCCGGCTGCTGCTGGACCGCAGGGAGCCGCTCCCGGCGTGCGCCGTGCTGCACCGGGCGCGGGTCGACGCCGGGCCGCACTTCGACGCCCCGCTGCTGGACCGGCTGCTCGCGCTCAGCGAGTCCGAGGCCGACCTGGCCCTCGGCCGGCCCGCCGAGGTGATCAACCGGTACGCGCACCGCCCGCCCGTGCCCGCGCTGCTCCCCGCCGAGCAGGTCTGCCTGGCCCGCGCCCACCACGACACCGGCGACGAGGCCGCGGCCGAGCCCCTGCTGTCCCGGGTCCGGGCCGGCTCGGACCGGGTTGCCGCCGTCTCCGCCTGGATCCTCACGGCGCTCGCCGCCGACGCGCAGGGGCACGGCGGCCGGGCCGGTGAGGCGCTGTCACATGCCCTGGCCGACGCCGAGCCGGAGCTGCTGCGCCAGCCGTTCCGCCGGATCGGCTCCCCGCGCATGCTGGTCCTCGCGGAACGGCAGCAGTGGCTCAGCGAGGCCCGCGGCTCGACCCGGGACTCCGTGCTCGGGGAGATCACCGGGGAGCTGCCGGTGACCGGCGCGACCCCGGCAGCCGGGCCGCTGAGCGAGCGGGAGCTGGAGGTCCTGCAGTATCTGCCGACCGTGCTGACCGCCGGTGAGATCGCCGAGAACCTGGGCATCTCGGTGAACACGGTCAAGGCGCACATGCGGGCGATCTACCGGAAGCTGGGTGCCGGGCGGCGCCGCGAGGCGGTGGTGCTGGCCCGTCAGTCAGGACTTCTCTGA
- a CDS encoding alpha-amylase family glycosyl hydrolase — protein MSGWPAAPAIYEIDTWPWLTGLGRRLGRPVTLADVPGEIWDEVAATGLDAVWLMGVWERSPAGLALAHANEKLQVAFHEALPDFTPADVVGSPYCVRRYRVDDRLGGPDGLAAARAELNRRGLRLVLDYVPNHTAPDHPATVEHPEWFIQGTPEDLAADPAGWFPAGGRVLAHGRDPYFPPWPDVAQLNAFDPGLREATASALIGIGEQCDGVRCDMAMLLTNEIFARTWGRFAGPAPELEFWPAIVERVRAVNPDLVLIAEAYWDMEWTLQQQGFDFCYDKRLYDRLVHEDADAVRKHLTAGRDYQDRLIRFLENHDEPRAATTMPDGRGRAAAIAVATLPGAILWHDGQFEGRRAHLPVFLARYRDEPADLGLREFYHRLLELAAPIRAGDWRLLDCHGWADNPTSRDLLAWAWHDGDRPRHIVVINYGASSAQGRVVLPFPDLAGQAWRLTNRLDGRVFERGGDELAASGLFVDLPAWGAHVLTVE, from the coding sequence ATGAGCGGGTGGCCGGCCGCACCGGCGATCTACGAGATCGACACGTGGCCCTGGCTGACCGGCCTGGGCCGGCGGCTGGGCCGTCCCGTCACGCTCGCCGACGTGCCGGGCGAGATCTGGGACGAGGTGGCCGCGACCGGGCTGGACGCGGTCTGGCTGATGGGCGTCTGGGAGCGCAGCCCGGCCGGCCTGGCCCTGGCCCACGCGAACGAGAAGCTGCAGGTGGCGTTCCACGAGGCGCTGCCCGACTTCACCCCGGCGGACGTGGTCGGCTCGCCGTACTGCGTGCGCCGGTACCGGGTGGACGACCGGCTCGGCGGCCCGGACGGGCTGGCCGCGGCGCGGGCCGAGCTGAACCGGCGCGGGCTGCGGCTGGTCCTCGACTACGTGCCGAACCACACCGCCCCGGACCACCCGGCGACGGTCGAGCATCCGGAGTGGTTCATCCAGGGCACGCCGGAGGACCTCGCGGCCGACCCGGCGGGCTGGTTCCCGGCCGGCGGGCGGGTGCTCGCGCACGGCCGTGACCCGTACTTCCCGCCCTGGCCGGACGTGGCCCAGCTGAACGCGTTCGATCCGGGCCTGCGGGAGGCGACCGCGTCGGCGCTGATCGGCATCGGCGAGCAGTGCGACGGCGTCCGCTGCGACATGGCGATGCTGCTCACCAACGAGATCTTCGCGCGGACCTGGGGGCGGTTCGCGGGCCCGGCGCCGGAGTTGGAGTTCTGGCCGGCGATCGTCGAGCGGGTCCGCGCGGTCAACCCGGACCTGGTGCTGATCGCCGAGGCGTACTGGGACATGGAGTGGACGCTGCAGCAGCAGGGGTTCGACTTCTGTTACGACAAGCGGCTCTACGACCGGCTCGTGCACGAGGACGCCGACGCGGTGCGCAAGCATCTCACGGCCGGGCGGGACTATCAGGACCGGCTGATCCGGTTCCTGGAGAACCACGACGAGCCGCGGGCCGCCACCACCATGCCGGACGGCCGGGGGCGGGCCGCGGCGATCGCGGTGGCGACGCTGCCGGGGGCGATCCTCTGGCACGACGGGCAGTTCGAGGGCCGCCGGGCGCACCTGCCGGTGTTCCTCGCCCGGTACCGCGACGAGCCCGCCGATCTTGGCCTGCGGGAGTTCTACCACCGGTTGCTGGAGCTGGCCGCGCCGATCCGTGCCGGTGACTGGCGGCTGCTCGACTGCCACGGCTGGGCCGACAACCCGACGAGCCGTGACCTGCTGGCCTGGGCGTGGCACGACGGTGACCGCCCGCGGCACATCGTCGTGATCAACTACGGGGCGAGCAGCGCGCAGGGCCGTGTCGTGCTCCCCTTCCCGGATCTCGCCGGGCAGGCCTGGCGGCTCACCAACCGGCTCGACGGGCGGGTCTTCGAGCGCGGTGGGGACGAGCTCGCCGCGAGTGGCCTCTTCGTCGATCTGCCGGCGTGGGGAGCGCACGTCCTGACCGTGGAGTAG
- a CDS encoding LuxR C-terminal-related transcriptional regulator, protein MSTELIENLHGVPGLDADNSLLDSTFAVPAAPPFMVARPALLARVTEGVQGPVTLVTGLAGSGKTQLLASWVDSDPVDWPIAWISVEAGDEDLPAFWTCVMEGLRRAGVAVPAVPGGTAGRAALGRLAAAIDEQPTPVVLILDGVSQLPGRDWATGLDFLLGHARQLRVVLAGRWDPPLPLYRYRLAGQLRELRTADLAFSAAETAELMASHGVELGPAEISRLLEHTEGWTAGIRLCACALQRSPDAKRMVDTISGDESTIAEYFVGEVLRSQTPEVRRFLLETSVLDTFTPELAAAVTDRTDASRLLSTLTKENAFIQPVAEGSGLYRYHRLFAELLRAQLEWSEPDEVPALHIRAAAWLAEQGRLVEAVGHAAQAGDWASAAAMVVEDYAVGRLVIEGSAGRLGGIFATMPEHVELPEAVMVRAAIAYGDRRPDRAAELLAYAGKLLAVNGSTCGDGLTLTGFLVQVLILTGGPEPERVGELVAVAETFLAVAPPERLARHPELRVLLKAAEGTALNNLGSVGPAVEALSDVAASILPGCETIRIDCLGQLALAEAYRGRLGRAETAARQALELASEAGLDRAHRPGVAEVALAWVALERYDIEATDRHLRLAQPLCGPASAAPAMLGYAIVRARRLHTRGELRSAVNTLRAAEQAVDGRIAPRWLTRETLLGQVRLLIAGGHPDHATDLLERCPDGSLPDVAVVRATLAVNRGDTRAAHDVARTVADAAGAPLPVALDAWLLLAVLAAQAEDATGAREALRRALRVAGTESHRRPVHQAWGQLRRLLRDDERLAVQLAALGAAPGAMPAGTAPAAAAEPVVVEALSKRELDVLRGMAAMLPTEEIAASLYVSVNTVKTHVRSILRKLSASRRNEAVRRARAMNLI, encoded by the coding sequence GTGTCCACTGAACTGATCGAAAACCTGCACGGGGTGCCGGGTCTCGACGCGGACAATTCCTTGCTGGACTCCACGTTCGCGGTGCCGGCGGCACCGCCTTTCATGGTCGCGCGTCCCGCTCTGCTGGCCCGGGTCACCGAGGGGGTGCAGGGCCCGGTCACGCTCGTCACCGGGCTGGCCGGCAGCGGCAAGACGCAGCTGCTGGCCTCCTGGGTGGACAGCGATCCGGTGGACTGGCCGATCGCCTGGATCAGCGTGGAGGCCGGTGACGAGGACCTTCCGGCGTTCTGGACCTGCGTGATGGAGGGGTTGCGCCGGGCCGGGGTGGCCGTTCCCGCCGTGCCGGGGGGCACGGCGGGCCGGGCCGCCCTGGGCCGCCTCGCCGCGGCGATCGACGAGCAGCCCACCCCGGTGGTGCTGATCCTCGACGGCGTCTCCCAGCTGCCCGGCCGGGACTGGGCCACCGGTCTGGACTTCCTGCTCGGCCACGCGCGGCAGCTGCGGGTGGTGCTGGCCGGCCGGTGGGACCCGCCGCTGCCGCTCTACCGGTACCGGCTCGCCGGGCAGCTCCGCGAGCTGCGCACGGCGGACCTGGCGTTCAGCGCCGCCGAGACCGCCGAGCTGATGGCGTCGCACGGGGTCGAGCTCGGCCCGGCGGAGATCAGCCGGCTGCTGGAGCACACCGAGGGCTGGACCGCGGGGATCCGGCTCTGCGCCTGCGCGCTGCAGCGCAGCCCGGACGCCAAGCGGATGGTCGACACGATCTCGGGGGACGAGTCGACCATCGCGGAGTACTTCGTCGGCGAGGTGCTGCGGTCGCAGACACCGGAGGTGCGGCGCTTCCTGCTGGAGACGAGCGTGCTGGACACGTTCACCCCGGAACTCGCGGCCGCGGTCACCGACCGCACCGACGCGAGCCGGTTGCTCTCCACGCTCACCAAGGAGAACGCGTTCATCCAGCCGGTCGCCGAGGGGTCGGGGCTGTACCGGTACCACCGGCTCTTCGCCGAGCTGCTGCGCGCGCAGCTGGAGTGGTCCGAGCCGGACGAGGTGCCGGCCCTGCACATCCGGGCGGCGGCCTGGCTCGCCGAGCAGGGCCGCCTGGTGGAAGCGGTCGGGCACGCGGCGCAGGCCGGCGACTGGGCGTCGGCGGCGGCCATGGTGGTCGAGGACTACGCGGTGGGACGGCTGGTGATCGAGGGCAGCGCCGGACGGCTCGGCGGGATCTTCGCCACCATGCCGGAGCACGTGGAACTGCCGGAGGCGGTGATGGTCCGGGCCGCGATCGCCTACGGCGACCGGCGGCCGGACCGGGCGGCGGAGCTTCTGGCGTACGCCGGGAAACTGCTCGCCGTCAACGGCAGCACCTGCGGCGACGGGCTCACCCTGACCGGTTTCCTGGTGCAGGTCCTGATCCTGACCGGCGGCCCGGAGCCGGAACGGGTCGGCGAGCTGGTCGCGGTCGCCGAGACGTTCCTAGCGGTGGCGCCGCCCGAGCGCCTGGCCCGTCACCCGGAGCTGCGGGTGCTGCTGAAGGCGGCGGAGGGCACCGCGCTGAACAACCTGGGGTCGGTCGGGCCGGCCGTGGAGGCGCTCTCCGACGTGGCCGCGAGCATCCTGCCCGGCTGTGAGACGATCCGGATCGACTGTCTCGGGCAGCTGGCGCTCGCCGAGGCGTACCGGGGGCGGCTGGGCCGGGCCGAGACCGCCGCACGGCAGGCCCTGGAGCTGGCCTCGGAGGCCGGGCTGGACCGCGCGCACCGGCCGGGCGTCGCCGAGGTGGCGCTCGCCTGGGTGGCCCTGGAGCGCTACGACATCGAGGCCACCGACCGGCATCTGCGGCTGGCCCAGCCGCTCTGCGGTCCGGCCTCGGCCGCGCCCGCGATGCTCGGTTACGCGATCGTCCGGGCCCGCCGGCTGCACACCCGGGGCGAACTCCGGAGCGCGGTGAACACGCTGCGCGCCGCCGAACAGGCCGTCGACGGCCGGATCGCGCCCCGGTGGCTGACCCGGGAGACGCTGCTCGGCCAGGTCCGGCTGCTGATCGCCGGGGGCCACCCGGACCACGCGACGGATCTGCTGGAGCGCTGCCCGGACGGGTCTCTCCCGGACGTGGCGGTGGTGCGGGCCACCCTCGCGGTGAACCGGGGTGACACCCGGGCCGCGCACGACGTGGCCCGGACCGTCGCCGACGCCGCGGGCGCCCCGCTCCCGGTGGCCCTCGACGCCTGGCTGCTGCTGGCCGTGCTCGCGGCGCAGGCGGAGGATGCCACCGGCGCCCGGGAGGCGCTGCGGCGGGCGCTGCGGGTGGCCGGTACGGAGAGCCACCGGCGTCCGGTGCACCAGGCCTGGGGCCAGTTGCGCCGGCTGCTGCGCGACGACGAGCGGCTGGCTGTGCAGCTCGCGGCGCTGGGCGCGGCGCCGGGTGCGATGCCCGCCGGCACGGCCCCGGCCGCGGCCGCCGAGCCGGTGGTGGTGGAGGCGCTGAGCAAGCGGGAGCTGGACGTGCTGCGGGGGATGGCCGCCATGCTGCCGACCGAGGAGATCGCGGCGTCGCTCTACGTCTCGGTCAACACCGTGAAGACGCACGTGCGCAGCATCCTGCGCAAGCTCTCCGCGTCCCGGCGCAACGAGGCGGTGCGCCGGGCCCGGGCGATGAACCTGATCTGA
- a CDS encoding YhjD/YihY/BrkB family envelope integrity protein, with product MTDPDRLFTPGSILAAVPRRLRPGAELILGNRAGALLLRIASELFRVQIFDRSMTLAAQAFTSIFPILIMFGALFGHRARGELDRVLQVPDSSARLIDEALSGSRSGAFGVVGSLIVIVSATGLARALARSYRAIWSAPGRRGGPAATAWQIGAVLMLVFFLVAIRVLGWLTGMLPAPHVIGVLVTLLSDFVLAVMLPRILLGPGLPRNRLLVSAAVFGAAMVGVRAVGSVYLPRALQASADRYGTIGLAFTYIGWLYVISFCLLLCAVAGAVLTSSEKS from the coding sequence GTGACCGACCCCGATCGCCTCTTCACCCCCGGGAGCATCCTCGCCGCGGTGCCTCGCAGGCTGCGCCCGGGAGCGGAGCTGATCCTCGGCAACCGGGCCGGCGCCCTGCTGCTGCGCATCGCGAGCGAGTTGTTCCGGGTGCAGATCTTCGACCGGTCGATGACGCTCGCCGCGCAGGCGTTCACCTCGATCTTCCCGATCCTGATCATGTTCGGCGCGCTCTTCGGCCACCGGGCACGCGGCGAGCTGGACCGGGTGCTGCAGGTCCCGGACAGCAGCGCGAGGCTGATCGACGAGGCGCTCAGCGGCAGCCGCAGCGGGGCGTTCGGGGTGGTCGGCAGCCTCATCGTGATCGTCTCGGCGACCGGGCTGGCGCGCGCGCTGGCCCGCTCGTACCGGGCGATCTGGTCGGCGCCGGGCCGCCGGGGCGGCCCGGCCGCGACCGCCTGGCAGATCGGCGCCGTGCTGATGCTGGTGTTCTTCCTGGTCGCCATCCGGGTGCTCGGCTGGCTCACCGGCATGCTTCCGGCACCGCACGTCATCGGCGTCCTGGTCACGCTGCTGAGCGATTTCGTGCTGGCCGTGATGCTGCCCCGGATCCTGCTCGGCCCCGGGCTGCCGCGGAACCGGCTGCTGGTCTCCGCAGCGGTCTTCGGCGCCGCGATGGTCGGGGTCCGGGCGGTCGGCTCGGTCTACCTGCCCCGGGCGTTGCAGGCCAGCGCCGATCGGTACGGCACGATCGGGCTGGCCTTCACCTACATCGGCTGGCTCTACGTCATCTCGTTCTGCCTGCTGCTCTGCGCGGTGGCGGGAGCCGTCCTGACGTCGTCAGAGAAGTCCTGA
- a CDS encoding MGH1-like glycoside hydrolase domain-containing protein yields MATSSSGSSGAEQRRLHDADHAAAGWRRWGPYLSERQWGTVREDYSKDQDAWHFLSHDEARSRAYRWGEDGIAGFCDDEQSVCIALAMWNGHDPILKERYFGLTNSEGNRGEDVKEYWFYVDATPTHSYQKMVYKYPQREYPYNDLVATNRARGRDDFEYELLDTGIFAEDRYFDVVVEYAKAGPEEILARITVHNRGPEEASLRLLPTIWFRNTWSWGTPGPRPSLRAAGRSVIEAEHERIGTRWFSVHGDHQPIFTENESNGTYRKDAFHRYVVDGDKDAVNPAGTGTKAAFDIDLRVPAGGAETVLLRFADSPAGPIGEEVFAQRIAEADEFYAACFAPALGDAERQVSRQAVAGMLWSKQYFGYDVERWLTEHGRDPLQARDLRNGDWFHMICHDVISMPDKWEYPWFAAWDLAFHTIALSLVDLGFAKQQLELLLSRRYLHPSGQIPAYEWNFSDVNPPVHAWATHLVYQLDKARNGAGDHDWLEAMFHQLSRNFSWWVNRKDADGNNIFQGGFLGLDNIGVFDRSAPLPTGGHLDQADGTAWMALYCQSMLTIALELSIEDPVYVEQAQAYFEHFAWIAVAVNHETGSATMWDDEDGFFYDLLRLPDGTSQRLRVRSLVGLLPLAAATVYDPALIDRHPQLMEGIQDFVKRHPSVSAVVSAGRQEGRQGKRLLALFEENKLRRILARLLDEEEFLSPYGIRSVSRFHAEHPFEFRVGDRTYSVDYEPAESHSGMFGGNSNWRGPIWMPANTLMIRALLNLYLGYGDDFTVECPTGSGVRMNLFEVAREISDRQTRIFLPRPDGGRPCYGGQEVFATEHWRDLILFNEYFHGDDGAGLGASHQTGWTGLVAVFANMFAGLAGTDLLDQGMPGMLHALPVIDTEERR; encoded by the coding sequence ATGGCCACCTCTTCTTCCGGTTCTTCCGGCGCCGAACAGCGGCGCCTGCACGACGCCGACCACGCCGCCGCCGGTTGGCGGCGCTGGGGACCGTACCTCAGCGAGCGGCAGTGGGGCACGGTCCGCGAGGACTACAGCAAGGACCAGGACGCCTGGCACTTCCTCAGTCACGACGAGGCGCGCTCCCGTGCCTACCGCTGGGGTGAGGACGGGATCGCCGGGTTCTGCGACGACGAGCAGTCCGTCTGCATCGCGCTGGCGATGTGGAACGGCCACGACCCGATCCTCAAGGAACGGTACTTCGGGCTGACGAACAGCGAGGGCAACCGCGGCGAGGACGTCAAGGAGTACTGGTTCTACGTCGACGCGACGCCGACCCACTCGTACCAGAAGATGGTCTACAAGTATCCGCAGCGGGAGTACCCCTACAACGACCTGGTCGCCACGAACCGGGCCCGGGGCCGTGACGACTTCGAGTACGAGCTGCTGGACACCGGGATCTTCGCCGAGGACCGCTACTTCGACGTGGTCGTGGAGTACGCGAAGGCCGGGCCGGAGGAGATCCTGGCCCGGATCACCGTGCACAACCGGGGGCCGGAGGAGGCGAGCCTGCGCCTGCTGCCGACGATCTGGTTCCGCAACACCTGGTCCTGGGGGACACCGGGCCCGCGTCCGAGCCTGCGGGCCGCCGGCCGCTCGGTGATCGAGGCCGAGCACGAGCGGATCGGCACCCGCTGGTTCTCCGTGCACGGCGACCACCAGCCGATCTTCACCGAGAACGAGAGCAACGGGACCTACCGCAAGGACGCCTTCCACCGGTACGTCGTCGACGGCGACAAGGACGCGGTGAACCCGGCCGGGACGGGCACCAAGGCGGCCTTCGACATCGACCTGAGGGTGCCGGCCGGGGGCGCGGAGACGGTCCTGCTGCGGTTCGCCGACTCCCCGGCGGGACCGATCGGCGAGGAGGTGTTCGCGCAGCGGATCGCCGAGGCGGACGAGTTCTACGCCGCGTGCTTCGCGCCCGCCCTCGGCGACGCCGAGCGGCAGGTGTCCCGCCAGGCGGTGGCCGGGATGCTCTGGAGCAAGCAGTACTTCGGCTACGACGTGGAACGGTGGCTCACCGAGCACGGCCGGGACCCGCTGCAGGCCCGTGACCTGCGCAACGGTGACTGGTTCCACATGATCTGCCACGACGTGATCTCGATGCCGGACAAGTGGGAGTACCCGTGGTTCGCGGCCTGGGACCTGGCGTTCCACACGATCGCCCTGAGCCTGGTCGACCTCGGTTTCGCCAAGCAGCAGCTCGAACTGCTGCTCAGCCGGCGGTACCTGCACCCGAGCGGGCAGATCCCGGCGTACGAGTGGAACTTCAGCGACGTGAACCCGCCGGTGCACGCCTGGGCAACGCACCTGGTCTACCAGCTCGACAAGGCCCGCAACGGCGCGGGCGACCACGACTGGCTGGAGGCGATGTTCCACCAGCTGTCCCGGAACTTCAGCTGGTGGGTGAACCGCAAGGACGCCGACGGCAACAACATCTTCCAGGGTGGCTTCCTCGGCCTGGACAACATCGGCGTGTTCGACCGCAGCGCGCCGCTGCCCACCGGAGGTCACCTGGACCAGGCGGACGGCACCGCGTGGATGGCGCTCTACTGCCAGAGCATGCTCACCATCGCCCTGGAGCTGTCGATCGAGGATCCGGTCTACGTCGAGCAGGCGCAGGCGTACTTCGAGCACTTCGCCTGGATCGCGGTGGCGGTGAACCACGAGACCGGCAGCGCGACCATGTGGGACGACGAGGACGGGTTCTTCTACGACCTGCTCCGGCTGCCGGACGGCACCTCGCAGCGACTGCGGGTGCGCTCCCTCGTCGGTCTGCTGCCGCTCGCCGCGGCCACCGTCTACGACCCGGCGCTGATCGACCGTCATCCGCAGCTCATGGAGGGGATCCAGGACTTCGTGAAACGGCACCCCAGCGTGAGCGCGGTGGTGTCCGCCGGACGGCAGGAGGGCCGTCAGGGCAAGCGTCTGCTCGCGCTCTTCGAGGAGAACAAGCTGCGCCGGATCCTGGCCCGCCTGCTCGACGAGGAGGAGTTCCTCAGCCCGTACGGGATCCGCTCGGTCTCGCGCTTCCACGCCGAGCACCCGTTCGAGTTCCGGGTGGGCGATCGGACGTACTCGGTCGACTACGAGCCGGCCGAGTCGCACAGCGGGATGTTCGGCGGCAACTCGAACTGGCGCGGGCCGATCTGGATGCCGGCCAACACCCTGATGATCCGCGCCCTACTCAACCTCTACCTGGGGTACGGCGACGACTTCACCGTCGAGTGCCCGACCGGCTCCGGGGTGCGGATGAACCTGTTCGAGGTGGCCCGGGAGATCTCCGACCGGCAGACCCGGATCTTCCTGCCCCGGCCCGACGGCGGGCGGCCCTGTTACGGTGGCCAGGAGGTCTTCGCCACCGAGCACTGGCGTGACCTGATCCTCTTCAACGAGTACTTCCACGGCGACGACGGCGCGGGTCTCGGCGCGTCGCACCAGACCGGCTGGACCGGGCTGGTCGCGGTCTTCGCCAACATGTTCGCCGGCCTGGCCGGGACGGACCTGCTGGACCAGGGGATGCCCGGGATGCTGCACGCGCTCCCGGTGATCGACACGGAGGAACGACGATGA